The following proteins are encoded in a genomic region of Sulfurospirillum arsenophilum NBRC 109478:
- the greA gene encoding transcription elongation factor GreA: protein MNNQKEPMTEYGYKKLTHELSDLKKRQRPETVIELDIARSHGDLKENAEYHAAKERLAFIDGRIGELSDLVSRTHVIDPSSYEHDKVRFGSTIMLENLETNEEVTYTIVGSTESNPDRGLISYYSPLSKQLMGHGEGEEVTIKLPSGSQAYEILEVAYHEINFEG, encoded by the coding sequence ATGAACAATCAAAAAGAACCTATGACCGAATATGGTTACAAAAAACTAACACACGAACTAAGCGATTTAAAAAAAAGACAACGACCTGAAACGGTTATAGAATTAGATATTGCACGCAGTCACGGCGACTTAAAAGAAAATGCAGAGTACCATGCAGCCAAAGAGCGTTTAGCATTTATTGATGGACGTATTGGTGAGTTGAGCGACCTTGTTTCACGTACACATGTTATTGACCCAAGCTCTTACGAGCACGATAAAGTGCGTTTTGGCTCGACCATTATGCTGGAAAATTTAGAGACGAACGAAGAAGTGACCTATACGATTGTTGGAAGCACCGAGAGCAATCCTGATCGTGGGCTTATCTCCTACTACTCACCGTTGTCGAAGCAGTTGATGGGACACGGAGAAGGCGAAGAAGTGACCATAAAACTTCCGTCAGGTTCACAAGCGTATGAGATACTAGAAGTCGCATACCATGAGATTAATTTCGAGGGATAA
- the argC gene encoding N-acetyl-gamma-glutamyl-phosphate reductase, translating to MSKIDVAIIGASGYTGLELMKILINHPHFNITYIATTEGGVKASELHPSLASVFEQEVVKADASEVAKHAKLAFLALPHKAAMGFAKELLALHVKVVDLSADYRLELEAYEKHYCEHEDKENLKEAIYGLPEINRAKIKQANLIANPGCYPTASILGILPFLSYLNKEAPIFIDAKSGVSGAGKKPTQTVHFVTINENIFAYNPLKHRHEPEIAEKLRLVSGHAFEVNFVPHLLPVSRGMLVSSYLQTNEVIDAKAVLQAFYKNERFVRIREVPVDIKSTAGTNFCDIFVSQKDKSIFVSSSIDNLLRGASAQAVVNANLMCGFEESAGIPIIAYVP from the coding sequence ATGTCAAAAATAGATGTAGCGATCATTGGTGCAAGCGGTTATACTGGCTTGGAGCTGATGAAAATTTTGATCAATCATCCACATTTTAATATAACCTATATTGCGACAACCGAAGGTGGAGTCAAAGCCTCTGAGTTGCACCCAAGTTTAGCGAGTGTCTTTGAGCAAGAGGTTGTAAAAGCCGATGCTTCAGAAGTTGCCAAACATGCCAAACTTGCTTTTTTAGCGCTTCCTCATAAGGCAGCAATGGGTTTTGCAAAAGAGCTTTTAGCTTTACATGTAAAAGTGGTTGACCTCTCTGCTGATTATCGTTTAGAGTTAGAAGCATATGAAAAACATTACTGCGAGCATGAAGATAAAGAGAATTTAAAAGAGGCTATTTATGGGCTTCCTGAGATCAATCGTGCCAAAATTAAACAAGCCAATTTGATTGCCAATCCAGGGTGTTATCCAACGGCTTCGATTTTAGGGATTTTGCCGTTTTTGAGTTATTTAAATAAAGAAGCGCCTATTTTTATTGATGCGAAGAGCGGTGTGTCGGGTGCGGGTAAAAAGCCAACACAAACAGTGCATTTTGTGACTATTAATGAAAATATTTTTGCCTACAATCCTCTTAAACATCGCCATGAGCCAGAAATCGCTGAAAAACTAAGACTTGTTAGCGGACATGCGTTCGAGGTCAATTTTGTACCTCATTTGCTTCCTGTGAGTCGTGGAATGTTGGTGAGCTCTTATCTTCAAACGAATGAAGTCATCGATGCAAAAGCTGTCCTTCAAGCTTTTTACAAAAACGAGCGTTTTGTACGTATTCGCGAAGTGCCTGTGGACATCAAGTCAACGGCTGGAACAAATTTCTGTGATATTTTTGTCAGTCAAAAAGACAAATCTATTTTTGTCTCTTCCAGCATCGATAACCTTTTACGTGGCGCATCAGCCCAAGCGGTGGTGAATGCCAACTTAATGTGCGGCTTTGAAGAGTCTGCTGGAATTCCTATTATCGCCTATGTCCCCTAA
- a CDS encoding UDP-2,3-diacylglucosamine diphosphatase, translated as MSPNLIIQEGALFIADAHDSDERSFFFDFLLYVKQNPPPQLFLMGDMFDLLVGNVRQGVKQYQHYIDLIEEIGQSCEVYYFEGNHDFNLSKLFLHVKVIPIEEQPLTCKLPNGKSCLLLHGDKYGSFIHRCYTKMIRNKGVLSLLSGLDELLHGTISQKIQNDQRKKRLCKQIENFATQMQQKLYLYPKVDVVAEGHYHQNCDFMVSGTHYINFSSFACNQSYFSVQSSSETEFAQKQLRGCNG; from the coding sequence ATGTCCCCTAATCTTATCATCCAAGAAGGAGCGCTTTTTATCGCTGATGCACATGACTCAGATGAGCGTTCTTTCTTTTTTGATTTCCTTTTATATGTAAAACAAAATCCTCCTCCACAACTCTTTTTAATGGGCGATATGTTCGATCTTTTGGTTGGCAATGTACGTCAAGGTGTTAAACAATATCAACACTATATTGATCTTATTGAAGAGATTGGACAAAGTTGCGAAGTGTACTATTTTGAAGGCAATCACGACTTCAATCTCTCAAAACTCTTTTTACATGTAAAGGTAATTCCGATTGAAGAACAACCCCTTACATGTAAACTTCCTAATGGGAAAAGCTGTCTTTTGTTGCATGGTGACAAATATGGAAGCTTTATACACCGTTGTTATACAAAGATGATCCGTAATAAAGGTGTCTTGAGTCTACTTAGTGGATTGGATGAGTTACTACATGGTACTATTTCTCAAAAGATCCAAAATGACCAGCGTAAAAAAAGATTGTGTAAGCAAATAGAAAATTTTGCAACGCAAATGCAACAAAAGCTATATTTATACCCCAAAGTGGATGTTGTTGCGGAAGGTCATTACCATCAGAACTGTGATTTTATGGTATCTGGAACACATTATATAAATTTTTCATCTTTTGCGTGCAATCAAAGCTATTTTAGTGTACAATCTTCGTCAGAGACAGAATTTGCGCAAAAGCAACTAAGGGGCTGCAATGGCTAA
- a CDS encoding chemotaxis protein, with product MAKESILKVGSNEMELVDFRIFKKEANGVYEGIYGVNVAKVREIIKIPNLTELPGVPDYIEGIFDLRGIVIPVVNLAKWMNIKEPDDGSIKPRIIITEFSDILIGFVVHEAKRIRRISWKDIEPASFVAGMGSLDKSQITGVTRIENDEVLLILDLESVVQALGIYQPKMDVNDDQITKVDGVALILDDSMTARKLVSDALKKMGMRVVEAKDGMEGLERLNELYNTYSDRLTDVVKIIISDVEMPQMDGFHFAANVKEDVRFKNIPIVFNSSISDHFSEIRGKEAGGEAYLTKFDASIFYKEVSKVIKSHVKTAQ from the coding sequence ATGGCTAAAGAAAGTATTTTAAAAGTAGGCTCCAATGAGATGGAGCTGGTGGACTTCCGTATTTTTAAAAAGGAAGCGAACGGTGTTTATGAGGGAATCTATGGCGTGAATGTCGCTAAGGTACGCGAAATCATCAAAATTCCTAACCTTACAGAACTTCCAGGCGTGCCTGATTATATTGAGGGAATTTTTGATCTTCGTGGTATCGTTATTCCTGTCGTTAATCTTGCCAAATGGATGAACATTAAAGAACCCGATGATGGATCGATTAAACCACGTATTATCATTACCGAGTTTAGCGATATTCTCATTGGTTTTGTGGTACACGAAGCAAAACGCATTCGTCGTATCAGCTGGAAAGATATCGAACCAGCATCGTTTGTTGCAGGTATGGGATCTTTAGATAAAAGTCAGATTACGGGCGTAACGCGTATCGAAAATGACGAAGTACTTTTGATTTTAGATCTTGAAAGCGTTGTTCAGGCATTGGGAATTTATCAGCCGAAAATGGATGTCAATGATGATCAAATCACCAAAGTAGATGGTGTCGCACTGATTCTTGATGATAGTATGACAGCACGAAAGCTTGTCAGCGATGCTCTTAAAAAGATGGGCATGCGTGTGGTTGAGGCAAAAGACGGCATGGAAGGGTTGGAAAGACTTAATGAGCTTTACAATACCTACAGCGATCGTTTAACAGATGTAGTCAAAATTATTATTAGCGATGTCGAAATGCCTCAAATGGATGGATTTCACTTTGCGGCTAATGTGAAAGAGGATGTGAGGTTTAAAAATATTCCAATTGTCTTTAACTCTTCCATTAGTGACCATTTTAGCGAGATCAGAGGCAAAGAGGCGGGCGGTGAAGCCTATTTAACGAAATTTGATGCGTCGATTTTTTACAAAGAAGTTTCTAAAGTAATTAAATCGCACGTGAAAACAGCACAATAG
- a CDS encoding hybrid sensor histidine kinase/response regulator: MEDIQEILEDFLVEAFELIEQLDQNLVELETKPDDLELLNSIFRVAHTIKGSSSFLNFDVLTGLTHHMEDVLNKARHGDLKLTPEVMDVVLESIDLMKSLLHAIRDNGNDTSVGIDITDICRRLDIISNGETIPTNVVVAEEVDESPVPSSEEEDNTDYSKLSDKEVEDEIERLLKVRKEEDRKRRENSGTAAPKAVPTPSFESLKDNSDNDNDDEAPKAAEPVVRRSAGADASSTAPAKKDSASTMEQTIRVEVKRLDHLMNLIGELVLGKNRLLKIYDDVEERYEGEKFLEELNQVVSSISLVTTDLQIAVMKTRMLPIAKVFNKFPRMVRDLSRELGKSIELEISGEETELDKSIVEEIGDPLVHIIRNSCDHGIEDGATRRANGKSETGLIQLKAYNEGNHIVIEITDDGKGLDPDLLRTKAIEKGMITEREADSMSDKEAFALIFRPSLSTAKVVTNVSGRGVGMDVVKTNIEKLNGIIDVDSEVGHGTVIKLKIPLTLAIIQALLVGAQEEYYAIPLASVLETVRIPLDEIYTIEGKNVLRLRDEVLSLVRLSDIFGVKQVYEGGEHTYVVVIGLAESKLGVVVDTLVGQEEIVIKSLGDYLQGIEGIAGATIRGDGRVTLIVDVAALMNLAKGITVDIRASAETVVKAKTVPSDYIVLAVDDSAMDRNIMKKSMEPIGVKVLEASNGQEALNMLKSAEYSIDAVLIDIEMPRMDGYTLAGEIRKYSKYKNLPLIAVTSRTSKSDRLRGVESGMSEYITKPYSPEYLESVVRKNIKL; this comes from the coding sequence ATGGAAGATATTCAAGAAATTTTAGAAGATTTTTTGGTTGAAGCGTTCGAACTTATTGAACAACTTGATCAAAACTTAGTGGAGCTAGAGACCAAGCCGGATGATTTGGAATTGCTCAATAGTATCTTTAGGGTAGCGCATACGATCAAAGGATCATCATCCTTTTTAAATTTTGATGTTTTGACTGGTTTAACACATCATATGGAAGATGTTCTTAACAAAGCGCGCCATGGTGATTTAAAATTGACACCTGAAGTCATGGATGTTGTTTTGGAGTCAATTGATCTTATGAAAAGCTTGTTACATGCTATCAGAGACAATGGTAACGATACCTCAGTGGGTATTGATATTACCGATATTTGTCGTCGTTTAGACATTATTTCAAATGGTGAAACGATACCAACCAATGTTGTTGTAGCAGAAGAAGTGGATGAATCTCCAGTACCTTCATCTGAAGAAGAGGACAATACGGACTATTCTAAACTCAGCGATAAAGAAGTTGAAGACGAGATTGAGCGACTTTTAAAAGTGCGTAAAGAAGAAGATCGTAAGCGTAGAGAAAATAGTGGCACAGCAGCACCAAAAGCAGTTCCTACTCCATCATTTGAAAGCTTGAAAGACAACAGCGATAACGATAATGACGATGAAGCACCAAAAGCAGCAGAGCCAGTCGTAAGACGTAGCGCTGGAGCGGATGCTTCGAGTACGGCACCTGCTAAGAAAGACTCAGCAAGTACCATGGAGCAAACCATTAGGGTTGAGGTTAAACGACTTGACCACTTGATGAACCTTATTGGCGAGCTTGTTTTGGGTAAAAATAGATTGCTTAAAATCTATGATGACGTTGAAGAGCGTTATGAGGGTGAAAAATTCTTGGAAGAACTTAATCAAGTTGTTTCATCGATTTCACTTGTTACAACCGATCTTCAAATCGCGGTTATGAAAACCAGAATGCTTCCAATTGCGAAAGTCTTTAATAAATTCCCAAGAATGGTTAGAGATCTTTCTCGTGAGCTTGGTAAATCGATTGAACTTGAAATTTCAGGTGAAGAGACAGAGCTTGATAAATCTATTGTTGAAGAGATCGGTGATCCTCTGGTTCACATTATTCGTAACTCATGCGATCATGGTATTGAAGATGGCGCAACAAGACGTGCGAATGGTAAGTCAGAAACGGGGCTCATCCAGCTTAAAGCGTACAATGAAGGCAATCATATTGTTATCGAGATTACCGATGATGGTAAAGGACTTGATCCTGATCTCCTTCGTACTAAAGCGATTGAAAAAGGTATGATTACTGAGCGTGAAGCTGACTCAATGAGTGATAAAGAGGCATTTGCCCTTATCTTTAGACCTTCATTATCCACAGCAAAAGTTGTGACCAACGTTTCAGGTCGCGGTGTGGGTATGGATGTTGTTAAAACGAATATTGAAAAACTTAACGGTATTATTGATGTTGATAGCGAAGTGGGTCATGGTACGGTTATTAAACTCAAAATCCCTCTAACATTAGCCATTATCCAAGCATTGCTTGTTGGTGCTCAAGAAGAGTACTATGCGATTCCACTCGCCTCAGTTTTAGAGACGGTTCGTATTCCTCTGGATGAGATTTATACCATTGAGGGTAAAAACGTTCTCAGACTTCGCGATGAAGTTCTCTCACTTGTACGCCTTTCAGATATCTTTGGCGTCAAGCAAGTGTATGAAGGTGGCGAACATACGTATGTTGTTGTCATTGGTCTTGCTGAGTCCAAACTGGGTGTTGTGGTTGATACACTGGTTGGTCAAGAAGAGATTGTTATTAAATCACTCGGGGATTATCTCCAAGGTATTGAAGGTATTGCAGGCGCGACCATCCGAGGTGATGGACGTGTAACGCTTATCGTTGATGTTGCGGCACTCATGAACCTTGCAAAAGGTATTACGGTTGACATTCGTGCAAGTGCAGAAACCGTTGTAAAAGCCAAAACAGTACCAAGTGACTATATTGTCTTAGCGGTTGATGATAGTGCCATGGATCGTAATATCATGAAAAAATCGATGGAGCCAATTGGTGTTAAAGTGCTTGAAGCAAGTAACGGTCAAGAAGCACTTAATATGCTCAAATCGGCAGAATACAGCATTGATGCTGTGCTCATTGATATTGAGATGCCAAGAATGGATGGTTATACACTCGCTGGCGAGATTCGTAAATACTCTAAGTATAAAAATCTTCCATTGATTGCTGTAACATCACGTACTTCTAAATCAGACAGACTTAGAGGCGTTGAATCAGGAATGAGTGAATACATCACCAAACCATACTCTCCAGAATACCTTGAGAGCGTAGTTCGAAAAAATATAAAACTATAA
- a CDS encoding chemotaxis protein CheW: MNDKLNQILKKQQEQVDEPHKKEDDVIQLVGFIIGQEEYAVPILSIQEIIKPIEYTRVPSVPNYILGVFNLRGSVIPLIDLRSKFKMDPVKVTEDTRYIVMKGANNTAGFVIDRLTEAIRIKSSRIGPPPETIHAEKGLVYGIGMREDNILTILKVEQLLKRDF; encoded by the coding sequence ATGAATGATAAACTCAATCAAATTCTTAAAAAACAGCAAGAACAAGTTGACGAGCCACATAAAAAAGAAGATGACGTTATTCAACTTGTTGGATTTATTATAGGGCAAGAAGAGTACGCAGTGCCAATTCTTAGTATTCAAGAGATTATTAAACCGATTGAATACACAAGAGTTCCGAGTGTTCCTAATTATATTTTGGGTGTTTTTAACCTAAGAGGTAGTGTTATCCCTTTGATCGATCTTAGAAGTAAGTTCAAGATGGATCCTGTGAAAGTTACGGAAGATACTCGCTACATCGTGATGAAGGGAGCCAATAACACGGCAGGTTTTGTAATCGATCGTTTGACCGAAGCGATTCGTATTAAAAGCAGTCGTATTGGACCACCACCTGAAACAATTCATGCGGAAAAAGGGTTGGTTTATGGAATTGGTATGCGAGAAGATAATATCTTGACCATTCTCAAAGTAGAGCAACTTCTAAAACGCGATTTCTAA
- a CDS encoding methylenetetrahydrofolate reductase, with protein MIEPFIEKLRHDTFLTLETTPMHEPTFEPIIEKIATLGLDAKVDGFSTTDNPLARLKFNALFGALKLQTRFSKPVIATMSMRDRNKIALQSDLLGANAYDLRTILCLTGDPASASDQPALKGVFEGNSTLLLEIIQCFNAGIDYSGKPFKTQPKPIYPFAVCNAHANTPKNLMKKMATKVEHGAVGIITQPVYSVENAKMLLTLLKDAKTELKKEQSQTQLILGFFPIVKLRTAQFLAAHVPGIHVPPLWMDKLAKAKKISEEEEKKVGFELSLNAFLELKKVHPKIHIMSANNFELVADLVKY; from the coding sequence ATGATAGAACCGTTTATTGAAAAACTAAGGCATGACACCTTCTTAACGCTTGAGACAACACCGATGCATGAGCCAACGTTTGAGCCTATTATTGAGAAAATAGCAACTCTTGGACTTGATGCAAAGGTGGACGGATTTAGTACAACCGATAACCCACTGGCACGACTAAAATTTAACGCTCTTTTTGGCGCACTAAAACTCCAAACACGTTTTTCAAAGCCTGTCATTGCAACGATGAGCATGAGAGATCGTAATAAAATAGCTCTTCAGTCTGATCTTTTGGGTGCGAATGCGTACGATTTACGAACGATTCTTTGCCTTACAGGTGATCCTGCTAGTGCGAGTGACCAACCTGCACTTAAAGGTGTTTTTGAGGGCAATAGCACCCTTCTTTTAGAGATCATTCAATGCTTTAATGCGGGTATTGACTACTCAGGAAAACCGTTTAAAACACAGCCTAAACCTATCTATCCGTTTGCAGTCTGTAATGCACATGCCAATACGCCTAAAAACTTGATGAAAAAGATGGCAACTAAAGTTGAACATGGCGCAGTGGGCATCATTACTCAGCCTGTATACAGTGTTGAAAATGCCAAAATGCTTTTAACTCTTTTAAAAGATGCCAAAACCGAACTGAAAAAAGAGCAGAGCCAAACACAATTAATTTTAGGATTTTTCCCTATCGTAAAACTTCGTACAGCACAGTTTTTAGCTGCACATGTTCCAGGTATTCATGTACCGCCTCTTTGGATGGACAAACTTGCAAAGGCCAAGAAAATCAGTGAAGAGGAAGAGAAAAAAGTAGGATTTGAACTCTCTTTAAATGCTTTTTTAGAACTCAAAAAAGTACATCCGAAAATTCATATTATGAGTGCGAACAACTTTGAATTGGTAGCAGATTTAGTGAAGTATTAG
- the serB gene encoding phosphoserine phosphatase SerB: MKLCVFDFDSTLMDGETIDFLAKEHGVEKEVSMITEAAMRGELDFFESLTTRVGLLKGMNARKAEEICHALPLMKGAYEAIAGLKAKGYTVIVFSGGFRIATTPAKEILGFDADFANVLHARDGHLSGLVGGDMMFGFSKGDMLRRVQNLLHVSYENTIAVGDGANDISMFECAAKKVAFCAKPILKNAANIVIDEKDMRNLLQFI, from the coding sequence ATGAAGTTGTGTGTATTTGATTTTGATTCAACACTTATGGATGGTGAAACGATAGATTTTTTAGCAAAAGAGCATGGTGTTGAAAAAGAAGTTTCGATGATTACCGAAGCTGCGATGCGTGGAGAGCTTGACTTTTTTGAGAGTTTAACAACGCGAGTAGGGCTTTTAAAGGGCATGAATGCTCGAAAAGCAGAAGAGATTTGCCATGCACTGCCTTTAATGAAAGGGGCTTATGAGGCTATCGCAGGTTTAAAAGCTAAAGGGTATACCGTCATTGTTTTTAGCGGTGGATTTCGCATAGCTACCACACCTGCCAAAGAAATTTTAGGATTTGATGCTGATTTTGCCAATGTATTGCATGCTCGCGATGGTCACTTAAGTGGTCTTGTTGGTGGCGATATGATGTTTGGTTTTTCCAAAGGTGATATGCTAAGACGTGTGCAAAATCTTTTACATGTAAGTTATGAAAATACTATTGCTGTCGGTGATGGCGCTAATGACATTTCGATGTTTGAGTGTGCAGCCAAAAAAGTGGCATTTTGTGCAAAACCGATTTTGAAGAATGCGGCAAATATTGTCATCGATGAGAAAGATATGCGTAATCTTCTCCAATTTATTTAA
- a CDS encoding transaldolase: MYNNNLKFSLWCDFVERSFLEGEFGELIEKNIVNAATSNPSIFKSAFLGSPAYAEDKVKLQGKSAKEIYEALAIGDIQLAAKKLLPSYEKGDDGFISIEVDPFLCDDAEATVEEGKRLFKAIGYPNVMIKVPATEEGFIAMEALLSEGINVNATLIFSDVQTKGCLEAFAKANETLIQKGTKKFPQAVISIFVSRFDRKLDEQLKKVDFVTSRVGIMNAMRCYELIQNAHLPNVRALFASTGVKGDELSPDYYIKELLLENAINTAPLGTIKAFIASSKECKPIELRSDWIENFFHSLAANGIHMQVVCDELMDEGLSAFKEAFVEILNELK, from the coding sequence ATGTATAACAATAATTTGAAATTTTCTTTGTGGTGTGATTTTGTTGAGCGTAGCTTTCTTGAGGGTGAATTTGGCGAATTGATCGAAAAAAATATTGTCAATGCCGCAACCAGTAACCCTTCCATTTTTAAGTCAGCTTTTTTAGGCTCACCCGCATATGCTGAGGATAAAGTCAAACTTCAAGGCAAATCTGCCAAAGAGATTTACGAAGCACTTGCCATTGGAGATATCCAATTAGCAGCGAAGAAGCTGTTACCTTCTTATGAAAAAGGGGATGATGGCTTTATCAGCATTGAAGTGGACCCCTTTTTATGCGATGATGCTGAAGCAACAGTTGAAGAGGGAAAACGTCTGTTTAAGGCTATTGGTTATCCAAACGTGATGATCAAGGTTCCTGCGACAGAAGAGGGCTTTATTGCAATGGAAGCGCTTTTAAGTGAAGGTATTAATGTCAATGCAACACTTATTTTTTCCGATGTTCAAACCAAAGGATGCTTGGAAGCTTTTGCAAAAGCAAATGAAACGTTGATTCAAAAAGGAACGAAAAAATTTCCTCAAGCAGTCATTAGCATCTTTGTAAGTCGTTTTGATCGAAAGTTGGATGAACAGCTTAAAAAAGTTGATTTTGTGACTTCCCGTGTAGGCATTATGAATGCAATGCGATGTTATGAGCTTATTCAAAATGCACATTTACCAAATGTAAGAGCACTGTTTGCCAGTACAGGCGTTAAAGGCGATGAGCTTAGCCCTGATTATTACATTAAAGAGCTTCTGCTTGAAAATGCGATCAATACAGCCCCCCTCGGAACGATAAAAGCGTTTATCGCTTCTTCAAAAGAGTGTAAGCCCATCGAACTTAGATCAGACTGGATTGAAAACTTTTTTCACTCGCTTGCGGCTAATGGCATTCACATGCAAGTCGTTTGTGATGAGTTAATGGATGAGGGACTTAGTGCCTTCAAAGAAGCTTTTGTGGAGATTTTAAACGAACTCAAATAG
- a CDS encoding type IV pilus twitching motility protein PilT yields MPKEPVNVSELTFEMMEKLRFYLSKLIEQNGSDLHVKTGTTIRGRINGEIVSFSEETLSYQDGLTLAKELLRSRFPELVEKKNIDFTFKLNEQYRFRVNMFFQVEGVSAVFRTIPMVLPTVESLHLPSIINALCDLPRGLILVTGPTGCGKTTTLASMINRINQTQKKHIITIEDPVEFIYKDDLCVVNQRAIGQDAISFSDALRAALREDPDVILVGEMRDLETIETAMHAAETGHLVLSTLHTMDAKETIGRIIGMFPGSEQNRIKMSLASVLQGVIAQRLVRTVENGRTAAVEILVKNARIEALILEGREGEIPDAIKEGKDVYKTQTFDQALLGLYAEGRISREAAIQTSSSRNDITMALDFYDADKSLKIARKEELPEGMKEYDKDIIGLKQ; encoded by the coding sequence ATGCCAAAAGAGCCAGTCAATGTGAGTGAACTCACTTTTGAGATGATGGAAAAGTTGAGATTTTATCTCAGCAAACTTATCGAACAAAACGGAAGTGATTTACATGTAAAAACAGGAACAACTATCAGAGGACGCATTAATGGTGAAATTGTCTCTTTTTCTGAAGAGACACTCTCGTATCAAGATGGTCTAACATTGGCAAAAGAGTTACTTAGAAGTCGCTTTCCTGAGCTTGTTGAGAAGAAAAATATTGATTTTACCTTTAAGCTCAATGAGCAGTATCGTTTTCGTGTCAATATGTTCTTTCAAGTTGAGGGTGTCTCTGCGGTATTTAGAACGATCCCAATGGTGCTTCCAACTGTAGAATCACTGCATTTACCTTCCATCATTAATGCACTGTGCGACCTTCCTCGTGGACTTATTTTGGTGACAGGTCCAACGGGATGTGGTAAAACAACGACATTGGCTTCAATGATCAATCGTATCAATCAAACGCAGAAAAAGCATATTATTACCATTGAAGATCCTGTAGAGTTTATCTATAAAGATGACTTGTGTGTGGTGAATCAGCGCGCTATAGGACAAGATGCCATCTCTTTTTCGGATGCACTTCGAGCAGCACTTCGTGAAGATCCCGATGTTATTTTGGTGGGAGAGATGCGAGATCTTGAAACGATAGAAACAGCAATGCATGCGGCAGAAACAGGTCACTTGGTTCTCTCCACACTGCATACGATGGATGCAAAAGAGACCATTGGCCGTATTATCGGCATGTTTCCAGGGAGTGAGCAAAACCGAATCAAGATGTCTTTAGCCTCAGTTTTGCAAGGTGTTATTGCCCAAAGGCTTGTGAGAACAGTGGAAAATGGTCGTACGGCTGCCGTTGAAATCTTAGTCAAAAATGCGAGAATTGAAGCACTCATTTTGGAGGGAAGGGAAGGTGAAATTCCCGATGCGATCAAAGAGGGCAAAGATGTTTATAAAACACAAACATTTGATCAAGCCCTTTTAGGACTCTACGCTGAGGGTAGAATTTCACGTGAAGCAGCCATTCAAACCTCTTCCAGTCGCAATGATATTACGATGGCACTTGATTTTTACGATGCCGATAAAAGTCTAAAAATTGCGCGTAAAGAAGAGCTGCCTGAAGGTATGAAAGAATACGATAAAGACATCATTGGATTAAAGCAATAA
- a CDS encoding 50S ribosomal protein L25/general stress protein Ctc encodes MLEGIIRDSIEKKATKALRRDGYLIANIYGKGEENINAAFKANEFIKAAKNKETLIFPVKVAGKEYNVVIQDYQRDPVNSNLLHVDLRLALPGVLSKYLVPVVLEGLPIGTKNKGVLIQSKKRLAVKCTAENLPNSFVIDVSGLDVGATVLVRDIPVPENVKIMDETRVSVAGVIKAK; translated from the coding sequence ATGTTAGAAGGCATCATTAGAGATAGTATCGAAAAAAAGGCTACCAAAGCGCTTCGTAGAGATGGATATCTAATTGCAAACATTTACGGTAAGGGTGAAGAAAACATCAATGCTGCATTTAAAGCAAACGAATTCATCAAAGCAGCAAAGAACAAAGAGACTCTTATTTTCCCAGTGAAAGTAGCTGGTAAAGAGTACAATGTTGTGATCCAAGATTACCAAAGAGATCCTGTAAATAGCAACCTTTTACACGTAGATTTACGTTTAGCACTTCCAGGTGTTTTATCTAAATATTTAGTTCCTGTTGTTCTTGAAGGTCTTCCAATCGGTACAAAGAACAAAGGTGTTCTAATCCAATCTAAAAAACGTTTAGCAGTTAAATGTACAGCAGAAAACTTACCAAATAGCTTTGTTATTGATGTAAGCGGTCTCGATGTTGGTGCAACTGTTTTGGTACGTGATATCCCAGTTCCAGAAAACGTAAAAATCATGGATGAGACACGTGTTTCTGTTGCCGGAGTTATTAAAGCGAAGTAA